The following coding sequences are from one Pusillimonas sp. DMV24BSW_D window:
- a CDS encoding ABC transporter substrate-binding protein, protein MNTRFSRRSLIKSAGAAAVMSALPMRFSWANNHPTKVGVILPTSGVLAFPGQASRRGVEFAGMINKERNGPAMELIYADTESKAENGRVAAEKLIREGCSVLIGCWDTGATISAAQACEAAKVPLVINIASAPQITEQGFTQIFRNFTPATQLVSNAVQRIRELAAKTDDPPKTATVLYVNDTFGQSALKAMQAEWAKQNLPIEILDTIGYDVRAKDLSVEVAKAKATGAELLLPITRVNDAIMIVREMVKQEYNPKAIIGPGSPGPYEKAFTDALGKYGDDYMVCVPWLNVKNPRAVELAKRFEAMDSKNRFELNVGFSYEAVDIVADALRRAKSNDAAAIHAALKTTDIKDHVMWGGPIQFNEKGQNPNIGVALLQNQNSEPTVVGPAEAAVAEVVYPMRPFNER, encoded by the coding sequence ATGAATACACGTTTCTCTCGCCGGTCACTTATCAAGTCGGCCGGGGCCGCTGCGGTAATGAGCGCACTGCCCATGCGTTTTAGCTGGGCGAACAATCATCCCACCAAAGTTGGTGTCATTCTACCCACCAGCGGTGTTTTGGCGTTTCCGGGGCAGGCGTCCCGGCGCGGGGTTGAGTTTGCCGGCATGATCAACAAAGAACGTAACGGCCCGGCTATGGAGTTGATTTACGCAGATACCGAATCCAAGGCTGAAAACGGTCGTGTGGCTGCCGAAAAGTTGATTCGTGAGGGGTGCTCGGTTTTGATTGGCTGCTGGGATACTGGTGCGACCATTTCCGCCGCTCAGGCGTGCGAGGCAGCCAAGGTACCGTTGGTCATCAATATCGCTTCGGCGCCTCAAATTACCGAGCAAGGTTTTACGCAGATTTTCCGTAATTTCACGCCGGCCACGCAATTGGTTTCCAATGCGGTGCAGCGTATTCGGGAACTGGCCGCCAAAACCGACGACCCACCTAAAACCGCGACGGTGCTCTATGTGAATGACACATTCGGGCAGTCGGCACTGAAAGCCATGCAGGCTGAGTGGGCGAAACAGAACTTGCCAATCGAAATTCTGGATACGATCGGCTACGACGTTCGTGCCAAAGATTTGTCTGTTGAAGTGGCAAAAGCCAAGGCGACCGGCGCTGAGTTGTTATTGCCGATTACCCGTGTCAACGATGCAATTATGATTGTTCGCGAAATGGTAAAGCAAGAATACAACCCCAAAGCCATTATCGGCCCGGGAAGTCCTGGGCCTTACGAAAAAGCGTTTACTGATGCATTGGGTAAGTACGGCGACGATTACATGGTGTGTGTGCCATGGTTGAATGTGAAGAATCCGCGCGCGGTGGAGTTGGCCAAACGCTTTGAGGCAATGGACAGCAAAAACCGTTTTGAGTTGAATGTGGGATTTTCTTACGAGGCGGTTGATATTGTGGCAGACGCCTTGCGTCGGGCCAAGTCGAATGACGCAGCCGCCATTCACGCGGCACTTAAAACCACCGATATTAAAGACCACGTTATGTGGGGCGGTCCGATTCAGTTTAACGAGAAAGGCCAAAACCCCAACATTGGTGTTGCTTTGCTGCAAAATCAAAATAGTGAGCCGACGGTAGTTGGTCCGGCCGAAGCCGCAGTGGCTGAGGTGGTGTATCCGATGCGTCCGTTCAACGAACGCTGA
- a CDS encoding branched-chain amino acid ABC transporter permease: MYSLYANVIAGGVLIGIVYALIALGLTIMFGVMRVVNFAHGELVVLGMYIGYLLWLSLDITPVMAVPLSAIIMFCVGYVLQIGLINRFIRRPHHAQFILFIGLALIITGIHMLVFGPDARSIADPSSFETYEVFGLRLDAVRLYGAAVALVMIALLLLFLRYSTTGSAIRAAADNQTGAQAIGLRVNRLYAVTAGIGVACAGVAGTLISPIFDTQPYLAGELTLLAFIIVIIGGMGSLMGALVGGILIGVSESVAALLINPAMKAMFSYGLMILVLLLRPQGLFGVKQR; the protein is encoded by the coding sequence ATGTATTCTTTGTACGCCAATGTGATTGCAGGCGGCGTTCTCATCGGCATTGTTTATGCGCTTATTGCGCTGGGCCTCACTATTATGTTTGGGGTGATGCGGGTAGTGAACTTTGCCCACGGTGAACTTGTGGTGCTGGGTATGTATATCGGCTATTTGCTTTGGCTTTCGCTCGATATTACGCCGGTTATGGCCGTGCCGCTGTCCGCAATCATCATGTTTTGTGTCGGTTATGTCTTGCAAATCGGTTTGATCAACCGGTTCATTCGGCGCCCGCATCATGCTCAGTTCATTTTATTTATAGGTCTGGCACTCATCATTACCGGCATACACATGCTGGTGTTCGGCCCCGATGCGCGTTCTATCGCCGACCCGTCAAGCTTTGAAACGTACGAGGTTTTCGGCTTGCGTCTGGATGCGGTTCGCTTATATGGTGCTGCAGTGGCTTTGGTGATGATTGCCCTATTACTGCTTTTTCTGCGTTACTCCACAACAGGCTCCGCTATTCGGGCCGCCGCTGATAACCAAACCGGCGCTCAGGCGATCGGGTTGCGGGTAAATCGCTTATATGCGGTCACCGCAGGTATCGGTGTGGCGTGTGCAGGTGTAGCGGGTACATTGATTTCCCCCATTTTTGACACACAGCCTTATCTGGCTGGTGAACTAACCCTACTGGCTTTCATTATTGTCATTATTGGGGGAATGGGAAGTTTGATGGGCGCCTTAGTGGGCGGCATTCTGATCGGAGTATCGGAAAGTGTCGCAGCACTACTCATTAATCCGGCCATGAAAGCCATGTTCTCTTATGGGTTGATGATTCTGGTGCTGTTGTTGCGTCCGCAAGGTTTATTTGGAGTAAAGCAACGATGA
- the rpoD gene encoding RNA polymerase sigma factor RpoD, which produces MTKATDKTLHDVELTSATRKPKTMAATKSESKATVKAGTDKKPARKTAARGSKAAANPEAEAVEVKKATKAAAVDKPARKTAGRKAKPETEGTEPKKRKARAAPTGRRPGRPAKAANNDGAFDDNDMDVEAEVIPDLKPVSKRGGKRAKGEKDTPARNLTPEEQEARRNRLKILIKLGKERGYLTYGEINDHLPDDLVDAEAIDGIISTFSDMGISVYDQAPDAESLLLNDNAPVASSDDDVEDEAEAALTTVDSDFGRTTDPVRMYMREMGTVELLTREGEIEIAKRIEDGLKHMVMAIAACPTTVNEILEHVQRVRDGQAQIDEIVDGLIDEDGEEYAGSGVSADEDDDGPAGGMSSKQLELLRTKSLKKFDAVNQWFDKMRKAFENEGYGSSAYKEAQEAIVNELMGIRFTAKMVEKLADRLRTQVAEVRKLEREILHICVDRAGMSRTYFIKAFPGNETNLNWVLEEVAAGHGYSETLERHVPAVHETQQKLIDLQVSVVLPLKDLKDVNKRMATGEAKARKAKREMTEANLRLVISIAKKYTNRGLQFLDLIQEGNIGLMKAVDKFEYRRGYKFSTYATWWIRQAITRSIADQARTIRIPVHMIETINKMNRINRQILQETGAEPDPATLAQKMDMPEDKVRKILKIAKEPISMETPIGDDDDSHLGDFIEDLANLSPSDSALHGSMRDVVKEVLDSLTPREAKVLRMRFGVEMSTDQTLEEVGKQFDVTRERIRQIEAKALRKLRHPSRADKLRSFLEGQ; this is translated from the coding sequence ATGACCAAAGCGACTGACAAAACCTTGCACGATGTTGAATTGACGTCGGCAACCCGCAAGCCTAAAACTATGGCCGCCACAAAAAGTGAAAGCAAGGCCACGGTAAAAGCAGGAACAGATAAGAAGCCTGCGCGCAAAACTGCCGCACGTGGCTCCAAGGCGGCGGCCAACCCCGAAGCCGAGGCAGTCGAAGTAAAGAAGGCAACTAAGGCTGCTGCGGTCGATAAGCCGGCCCGCAAGACGGCGGGCCGTAAGGCCAAGCCCGAAACCGAGGGCACTGAGCCGAAGAAACGTAAAGCCCGCGCCGCGCCTACCGGGCGTCGCCCCGGTCGTCCGGCCAAGGCGGCTAACAACGATGGTGCTTTCGACGATAACGATATGGATGTCGAAGCCGAAGTTATTCCTGACCTTAAGCCGGTTTCCAAGCGTGGAGGCAAACGTGCCAAAGGCGAGAAAGATACGCCGGCCCGTAACCTGACGCCTGAAGAACAAGAAGCGCGTCGCAATCGTTTGAAGATTCTGATTAAACTGGGTAAAGAGCGTGGTTACTTAACTTACGGTGAAATTAACGACCATCTTCCTGACGACTTGGTGGATGCCGAAGCAATCGACGGCATCATCAGTACTTTCAGCGACATGGGCATTTCGGTCTACGATCAGGCGCCTGATGCAGAGTCGTTGCTTTTGAATGACAACGCACCCGTTGCTTCCAGCGATGACGACGTAGAGGACGAGGCGGAAGCGGCACTTACCACGGTCGATTCCGATTTTGGCCGTACCACCGACCCTGTTCGCATGTATATGCGCGAAATGGGCACGGTTGAGCTGCTCACACGCGAAGGTGAAATTGAAATTGCCAAACGTATCGAAGACGGCTTGAAGCACATGGTGATGGCAATTGCCGCTTGCCCCACAACTGTGAATGAAATTCTGGAGCATGTTCAGCGTGTACGCGATGGTCAGGCGCAAATCGATGAAATCGTCGATGGCCTGATTGACGAAGATGGTGAAGAGTATGCCGGTTCCGGCGTCTCCGCAGACGAAGATGACGACGGTCCGGCCGGCGGCATGAGCAGCAAGCAATTGGAATTGTTGCGCACTAAATCATTGAAGAAGTTCGATGCAGTCAATCAATGGTTCGACAAGATGCGCAAGGCCTTCGAGAACGAAGGTTATGGCTCCTCGGCTTATAAAGAGGCCCAGGAAGCCATCGTTAATGAGCTTATGGGCATCCGCTTCACGGCCAAAATGGTGGAAAAACTGGCTGATCGACTGCGCACCCAAGTTGCTGAGGTTCGTAAACTTGAGCGTGAGATTTTGCACATCTGTGTCGATCGCGCCGGCATGTCGCGTACTTATTTCATTAAGGCTTTCCCTGGCAATGAAACCAATTTGAACTGGGTTCTGGAAGAGGTGGCTGCCGGCCATGGCTATTCGGAAACATTGGAGCGCCACGTGCCTGCTGTTCATGAAACACAGCAAAAGCTTATCGACCTTCAGGTTAGCGTGGTATTACCCCTGAAAGATCTGAAAGACGTCAACAAGCGTATGGCTACGGGCGAAGCCAAGGCGCGTAAAGCCAAGCGTGAAATGACCGAGGCAAACTTGAGGTTGGTTATTTCTATTGCCAAGAAATATACGAATCGCGGGCTGCAGTTCCTGGATCTCATTCAGGAAGGCAATATTGGCTTGATGAAAGCGGTCGACAAGTTTGAGTACCGTCGCGGTTATAAGTTCTCTACTTACGCGACATGGTGGATACGTCAGGCTATTACACGCTCCATTGCCGACCAGGCACGTACTATCCGTATTCCGGTACACATGATTGAAACCATCAATAAAATGAACCGGATCAATCGCCAGATTCTGCAGGAAACCGGTGCTGAGCCCGATCCGGCCACCTTGGCGCAAAAAATGGATATGCCGGAAGACAAGGTCCGCAAGATACTGAAAATTGCCAAAGAGCCCATCTCCATGGAAACGCCTATCGGTGACGATGACGACTCCCATTTGGGTGACTTCATTGAGGATTTGGCGAACTTGTCGCCTTCTGATTCGGCTTTGCACGGCTCGATGCGTGACGTTGTCAAAGAGGTGCTTGATTCCTTAACGCCACGCGAGGCCAAGGTGCTGCGCATGCGTTTCGGTGTTGAAATGAGCACTGATCAAACGCTTGAGGAAGTCGGTAAGCAGTTCGACGTGACGCGTGAGCGTATTCGTCAAATAGAGGCGAAAGCGTTACGCAAGTTACGTCACCCCAGCAGGGCCGATAAGCTTCGCAGCTTCCTGGAAGGGCAGTAA
- a CDS encoding MDR family MFS transporter — protein MSDSSSTITFTHHEAKRVVLGLLVAIFLGGLEQTIVAVALPLMSADLSGVEYLAWVISGYLIAMTVATPIYGKLGDIYGRRLMLFSAIVIFLLSSVLCAMATTMPVMILARVIQGVGGAGLLAVSQTIVGDIISPRDRGRYQGYISTAFAIASVTGPVVGGLLTEYISWRWIFWINVPLCVLAYLTARRALDKLPIPKLRRSIDYLGALLLTVGLAILLIAISRVGHGTAITESLNLLLYSVSVAVLASFIWQEKRAPDPVIPLMLLRNRAVAASSLMLFIAFIQMICMTILIPLRLQMLTHAGADEAAVQLLPLSLSIPVGAWIAGSLMAKLGHYRRLQLAGTVILPIAMAATAYTPADSTLLIILCTSLGGFAIGLLLPTSAVAAQNAVEHRHLGVATGLISFSRSLGAAIGIAVLTAVLFALLQQYTPAGLSLSVSATDVIGEMVEGALQTATPEERQAMVEAGVLAFRHVFLLSAAIALIGIVACLSAPDRRLSEKKPEVESHHY, from the coding sequence ATGTCGGATTCATCGAGCACCATTACTTTCACTCACCACGAAGCCAAACGCGTTGTACTCGGCTTGCTGGTCGCCATTTTTCTCGGCGGTCTTGAACAAACGATTGTGGCAGTAGCCCTACCCTTGATGTCGGCCGATTTAAGCGGCGTAGAGTATTTGGCATGGGTCATTTCAGGCTATTTGATTGCCATGACGGTTGCCACCCCCATTTATGGAAAGTTGGGTGACATATACGGGCGCCGTCTTATGTTGTTCAGCGCCATTGTCATTTTCTTGCTGTCATCCGTTCTATGCGCCATGGCAACCACCATGCCGGTCATGATTCTGGCCCGCGTCATTCAGGGGGTGGGCGGTGCCGGCTTATTGGCTGTGTCGCAAACAATTGTGGGCGATATTATTTCCCCGCGTGATCGTGGCCGCTATCAGGGATACATTAGCACCGCCTTTGCCATTGCCAGCGTAACGGGTCCGGTCGTCGGCGGACTGCTGACCGAATACATATCCTGGCGCTGGATTTTCTGGATCAATGTTCCGCTATGCGTGCTGGCCTACCTCACTGCGCGCCGTGCTCTAGACAAACTCCCCATTCCGAAACTGCGCCGCAGTATTGATTACCTGGGCGCCTTGCTGCTTACTGTCGGGTTAGCCATCCTGCTCATTGCCATCAGCCGGGTGGGTCATGGCACCGCAATCACCGAAAGCCTGAATCTGCTTTTATACAGCGTTTCAGTCGCTGTTCTGGCCTCGTTCATATGGCAGGAAAAAAGAGCACCCGACCCGGTTATTCCACTGATGCTTTTGCGAAATCGCGCTGTGGCAGCGTCCAGCCTCATGCTCTTTATCGCTTTCATTCAAATGATTTGCATGACAATCCTGATTCCATTGCGTCTACAAATGCTAACCCACGCAGGTGCGGATGAGGCCGCAGTACAATTACTGCCTTTATCGCTTTCAATTCCCGTTGGCGCCTGGATCGCGGGCTCACTCATGGCGAAGCTGGGACACTATCGGCGTCTGCAACTAGCCGGCACGGTCATTCTTCCGATCGCCATGGCTGCAACAGCGTACACCCCGGCCGACAGCACGCTACTGATTATCCTTTGCACATCGCTGGGTGGTTTTGCCATTGGTTTGCTACTCCCTACTTCCGCTGTGGCGGCGCAGAACGCCGTGGAGCATCGACACTTGGGTGTTGCAACCGGCCTGATTTCATTCTCCCGGTCACTCGGAGCTGCCATCGGCATCGCAGTACTCACAGCCGTATTATTTGCGCTACTGCAACAGTACACGCCTGCAGGGCTGTCCTTGTCTGTCTCCGCAACCGACGTCATTGGTGAAATGGTAGAAGGCGCTTTGCAAACGGCCACGCCTGAAGAAAGGCAAGCAATGGTGGAAGCTGGTGTCCTCGCATTCCGCCATGTTTTCCTGCTTAGTGCCGCCATCGCCCTGATTGGCATTGTGGCCTGCCTAAGTGCGCCAGACCGCCGCTTAAGTGAGAAAAAGCCCGAAGTTGAATCGCATCACTACTAA